The following are encoded in a window of Thermoplasmatales archaeon genomic DNA:
- a CDS encoding xanthine dehydrogenase family protein molybdopterin-binding subunit: MNLDEKFVKGKGQFIGDISFPNTLYLSFVRSNYARARIVKISGGITHKDVALKVSSVGEGGEGGFGSIAHPVLASNFVAYVGQPIAAVYAADPYTSEDLIDSVQVDYDPLKAVTDPEKAIDFEPIHPGLKSNVVIDRYFGEDFEIDADVVVEDRFVNNRVATDPIEPRGIVCNYDGKRLTVWTSTQSVFSIRGGLSEALGMPESDIHVIQTDTGGAFGLKGGMYPEYIVASYLAMKEHKPVKWIETRREHLMASRPGRGVIGKIKLFADREGRIKGLKGDVIVDNGAYSGGSGEFSSMFVGRQLAGVYKIDRAYVRARSVLTNKVPQGPYRGAGRPEAMFFIERIVDRLADELNMDPLALRLKNATTENYKSPLGYNIEPSRDFIEKAGEALEYRKYYPHGNSGFSVGILYHATSGGESARIQVKDGKVTFWLGGNAHGQRHDVWGKMLIQEELGVDQSIIEFMNGDSDALESGIGTWGSRSAMVGGSALVVAARKLKKKVEEANGIYSVSSLLSGEWDEYEFFDYDKTESSLCANLVTVDVSGLPKIRVEKCSAYYDAGRVLDPVYAAGQNAGGSAEGIGQVLTESLTFNDEGQPLTASIADAGVLTADLLPRFEVKFHHSESTLPSKAKGIGEAPTIGVPTALSRAIERATGLRIRETPLSMEYLMKAVKN, translated from the coding sequence GTGGGGAAGGTGGATTCGGCTCAATAGCTCACCCGGTTTTAGCAAGCAATTTTGTCGCTTATGTTGGGCAACCGATAGCAGCTGTATATGCGGCGGATCCATATACTTCAGAGGATCTGATTGATTCTGTACAGGTCGATTACGACCCCCTCAAAGCGGTGACGGATCCGGAGAAAGCAATAGATTTTGAACCGATACACCCAGGACTGAAATCAAATGTTGTTATAGATAGGTACTTCGGTGAGGACTTCGAAATAGATGCTGATGTTGTAGTTGAAGATAGGTTTGTCAATAACAGGGTAGCTACAGACCCTATAGAACCCAGGGGGATAGTATGTAATTACGACGGTAAAAGACTCACTGTCTGGACATCAACTCAAAGCGTGTTCAGCATACGTGGTGGATTGAGTGAGGCCCTCGGGATGCCAGAATCTGATATTCATGTTATACAGACTGATACTGGGGGTGCATTTGGGCTGAAAGGGGGGATGTATCCTGAGTACATAGTGGCTTCGTATCTCGCCATGAAAGAGCACAAGCCCGTGAAATGGATCGAGACAAGGCGCGAACACCTGATGGCAAGTAGGCCGGGAAGAGGTGTGATTGGAAAAATAAAGCTTTTTGCCGATCGCGAAGGTCGTATAAAGGGACTTAAGGGAGACGTTATAGTGGACAATGGTGCATATTCTGGCGGGTCTGGCGAGTTTAGTTCAATGTTCGTGGGTCGCCAACTTGCGGGTGTATATAAGATTGATAGGGCATATGTGAGGGCAAGATCCGTTCTTACGAACAAGGTTCCACAGGGACCTTATAGGGGTGCGGGAAGGCCTGAGGCGATGTTCTTCATAGAAAGGATTGTGGATCGCCTTGCAGACGAGCTGAACATGGATCCGCTCGCTTTGAGGCTGAAAAATGCGACAACTGAAAATTACAAGTCTCCTCTTGGTTATAATATAGAGCCATCCAGGGATTTCATCGAGAAAGCCGGTGAGGCTCTTGAGTATAGGAAATATTATCCTCATGGCAACTCTGGCTTTTCTGTAGGTATACTTTATCATGCAACCAGCGGCGGAGAATCCGCCAGAATACAGGTGAAGGATGGCAAGGTTACATTCTGGCTTGGCGGGAACGCCCATGGGCAGAGGCATGATGTATGGGGAAAGATGTTGATCCAGGAAGAACTAGGTGTCGACCAATCCATAATAGAATTTATGAACGGAGACAGCGATGCTCTTGAATCCGGTATAGGGACTTGGGGAAGCCGTTCTGCAATGGTCGGTGGCTCGGCGCTTGTCGTGGCTGCAAGAAAGTTAAAGAAGAAGGTCGAAGAAGCAAATGGAATATATTCCGTATCATCACTTCTTTCAGGGGAATGGGACGAATACGAATTCTTTGATTATGACAAGACCGAGAGCAGTCTCTGTGCAAACCTTGTTACAGTTGACGTTTCAGGCCTTCCAAAGATCAGGGTAGAAAAGTGCAGTGCATATTATGACGCTGGACGTGTACTCGATCCGGTTTATGCTGCTGGTCAAAATGCTGGTGGCTCCGCAGAAGGTATCGGGCAGGTTCTCACAGAATCTTTAACGTTCAATGATGAAGGCCAGCCATTGACAGCATCGATTGCCGATGCAGGCGTACTCACTGCAGATCTTCTTCCTAGATTCGAGGTAAAATTCCACCACTCTGAATCTACTCTGCCCTCAAAGGCGAAAGGTATTGGCGAAGCTCCCACTATAGGAGTACCAACCGCGCTCTCACGTGCAATAGAAAGGGCAACCGGATTGAGAATTAGGGAAACTCCGTTGTCGATGGAATACCTTATGAAGGCCGTTAAAAATTAG